The following proteins are co-located in the Candidatus Methanoperedens sp. genome:
- the gyrA gene encoding DNA gyrase subunit A: MTDPEPKNPQQKLVVEKITPVNIEDEMKRSYIDYAMSVIVGRALPDVRDGLKPVHRRILYAMNEQGMTHDKPYKKSARIVGDVLGKYHPHGDIAVYDSLVRMVQEFSLRYPLIDGQGNFGSIDGDSAAAMRYTEVRLGKIADEILGDIDKETVDFVPNYDDSLKEPSVLPCKLPNLLINGSTGIAVGMATNMPPHNLGEVIDGIIMVIDNPAVEWNELMTAVKGPDFPTAGFIYGRQGIRDAYQNGRGSIKMRARAIIEEVKNKETIIVNELPYQVNKAKLIEDIAGLVRDKKIAGITDLRDESDKDGIRIVMEVSRQAQANIILNQLYSHTQLETTFGVINLALVDGRPIVLPLKEIIVQYISHRKNAIIRRSQFELKKAQQRAHILEGLIIALDNIDEVIKLIKASNTPDEARDGLIAKFKLSIEQAKAILDMRLQRLTGLEREKIDTEYGELQKTIKWLKELLASEIKILALIKEELADLKARFADKRRTEIIESTGELVTEDLIPKEDDVITITNSGYIKRIAVDAYKQQRRGGKGVMGMETKEEDFVSDLFIGNTHDYLLFFTDKGKVYWLKVYGIPEAGRQARGTAIVNLLQLEQGEKINAYIPISKFDEKHYLLMVTKKGTAKKTALTDFSNPRKTGIIAISLDDGDKLVSVKLTDGTKEAVIGTKHGKAIRFNENDVRDMGRGAYGVRGVRLMGEDEVVSMAVVEGGATLLTVTENGFGKRTDFEEYRTSNRGGQGVITIDVNIRNGSVVDIRSVHEDDEIMVTTSNGIIIRVPVSGIRVQGRNTQGVKIMNVGEKDRVVGVATLAKEESGEEKAVQEKLEEEEAE, encoded by the coding sequence ATGACCGACCCAGAACCTAAGAACCCCCAGCAGAAACTTGTAGTTGAAAAAATCACCCCGGTGAACATCGAGGACGAGATGAAGCGCTCCTACATTGATTACGCCATGAGCGTCATCGTGGGGCGCGCGCTTCCGGATGTCAGGGACGGCTTGAAACCCGTTCACCGCCGCATTTTGTATGCAATGAACGAGCAGGGTATGACACATGACAAACCATACAAGAAATCCGCAAGGATCGTGGGAGATGTTCTGGGTAAATACCACCCGCATGGTGATATCGCTGTTTACGATTCTCTCGTAAGGATGGTACAGGAGTTCTCGCTTCGTTATCCGCTTATCGACGGGCAGGGGAACTTCGGCAGTATCGACGGCGACAGCGCCGCAGCGATGCGATACACTGAAGTCAGACTCGGAAAAATAGCAGATGAAATACTGGGCGACATCGACAAAGAGACCGTTGATTTCGTACCCAACTACGATGATTCATTAAAAGAGCCTTCAGTTCTTCCATGTAAGCTTCCCAACCTTCTCATTAACGGTTCGACAGGTATCGCCGTCGGCATGGCGACCAACATGCCGCCTCATAATCTTGGGGAGGTTATTGACGGAATTATTATGGTCATAGATAATCCTGCTGTCGAATGGAACGAACTCATGACCGCAGTCAAAGGGCCTGATTTTCCCACAGCTGGATTCATCTACGGCCGGCAGGGGATACGAGATGCTTACCAAAATGGCCGTGGCTCGATAAAGATGCGTGCCAGGGCAATAATAGAGGAAGTAAAGAACAAGGAAACAATAATCGTCAATGAGCTCCCCTATCAGGTGAATAAGGCAAAATTGATAGAAGATATTGCAGGTCTTGTGAGGGACAAGAAAATTGCGGGGATAACCGACCTTCGTGATGAATCTGATAAAGATGGCATCCGCATCGTAATGGAAGTATCAAGACAGGCGCAGGCGAACATCATTTTGAACCAGCTGTATTCGCATACCCAGCTTGAGACCACTTTTGGCGTTATCAACCTTGCACTTGTCGATGGGAGGCCAATTGTTCTTCCGTTAAAGGAAATAATCGTCCAGTATATTTCACACAGGAAGAATGCAATAATAAGAAGAAGCCAGTTTGAGCTCAAAAAGGCACAGCAGCGTGCCCATATCCTCGAAGGTTTGATAATTGCGCTTGATAATATCGATGAAGTGATCAAGCTTATAAAAGCTTCAAATACACCTGATGAAGCGCGCGATGGTCTAATTGCAAAGTTCAAACTGAGCATTGAACAGGCAAAGGCAATCCTTGACATGAGGCTTCAGCGCCTCACCGGCTTAGAGCGCGAGAAGATAGACACTGAATACGGTGAGCTACAAAAGACAATAAAATGGCTCAAAGAACTCCTTGCAAGTGAAATAAAAATACTTGCACTTATAAAAGAAGAACTTGCAGACCTCAAGGCACGATTCGCAGATAAAAGGCGGACCGAGATCATCGAGAGCACAGGAGAACTTGTGACCGAGGACCTGATACCAAAGGAGGATGACGTCATCACAATCACGAACAGCGGTTATATCAAGCGCATCGCAGTGGATGCATATAAGCAGCAGCGCCGCGGCGGGAAGGGCGTGATGGGCATGGAGACAAAAGAAGAGGATTTCGTGAGCGACCTTTTTATAGGCAATACTCATGATTACCTCCTTTTCTTCACCGATAAAGGCAAGGTTTACTGGCTGAAAGTATATGGGATACCCGAGGCAGGAAGGCAGGCCCGGGGCACGGCCATCGTCAATCTGCTGCAACTTGAACAGGGTGAAAAGATCAACGCGTATATACCTATCAGCAAGTTTGATGAGAAACACTATCTACTGATGGTCACAAAGAAAGGTACAGCTAAGAAAACTGCTCTCACTGATTTCTCAAATCCCAGAAAGACAGGCATTATCGCCATTTCTCTTGATGACGGGGATAAGCTTGTATCGGTGAAGCTCACGGACGGCACAAAAGAAGCAGTCATCGGCACAAAGCATGGAAAAGCGATTCGCTTTAACGAGAACGATGTGCGCGACATGGGGCGCGGCGCTTATGGCGTCAGAGGTGTAAGGCTCATGGGCGAGGATGAAGTGGTGAGCATGGCAGTGGTGGAAGGAGGAGCTACTCTTCTCACGGTGACAGAGAACGGCTTCGGGAAGCGCACAGACTTTGAGGAATACCGCACCAGCAACCGCGGCGGCCAGGGTGTGATAACTATCGATGTTAACATCAGGAACGGGAGCGTGGTTGACATAAGGAGCGTCCATGAAGATGACGAGATAATGGTCACGACCTCGAACGGCATCATCATCCGCGTGCCTGTGAGCGGGATTCGCGTGCAGGGAAGGAATACGCAGGGCGTGAAGATAATGAATGTGGGGGAGAAGGACAGGGTGGTGGGGGTGGCGACGCTTGCGAAGGAGGAGAGCGGGGAGGAGAAAGCGGTGCAGGAGAAGCTGGAAGAGGAGGAGGCTGAGTGA
- a CDS encoding nucleotidyltransferase family protein: MKVVIPAAGAGKRLFPHTFTKPKPMVYIAGKPIIGHILDRLKDVEPDEIIMVVGYKKEQIMSYVEKNYSKIFDIKYVEQEEQLGLGHSIHVAGEEIGNSDIMIALGDMIFKAGYSEFHRHHLTNGDCSGSIGVREVKDPKKYGIVEVEGDYIKRLEEKPARPKSNLGIAGIYFIEDTPVLLSILDEMIHKNLRTRGEFQLTDALQEMVKRGYRLKTFPVSSWYDCGHPESLLETNRVLLDEKEDMDKVEVLKDSVIIHPVAIGENVTIINSVIGPHASIASDSIIESSIISDSVIGSRSHISKVNLQRSIVGDDASVHGKHNSLNIGDSSSIEF; encoded by the coding sequence ATGAAAGTAGTTATACCCGCTGCAGGTGCAGGCAAACGTCTTTTTCCGCATACCTTCACAAAACCCAAGCCCATGGTGTACATAGCTGGAAAACCCATTATCGGCCATATCCTTGACAGATTGAAAGATGTTGAACCTGATGAAATAATAATGGTGGTGGGCTATAAGAAAGAACAGATAATGTCTTATGTGGAGAAAAATTATTCAAAAATTTTCGATATAAAATATGTCGAGCAGGAAGAACAACTGGGCCTTGGCCATTCTATCCATGTTGCTGGAGAGGAGATCGGGAATTCGGATATAATGATAGCACTCGGGGATATGATATTCAAAGCGGGCTATTCCGAGTTCCACAGGCATCATTTGACCAATGGCGATTGCTCCGGATCGATCGGGGTTCGTGAGGTTAAAGACCCAAAAAAATATGGCATCGTGGAAGTCGAAGGCGATTATATAAAAAGACTGGAAGAAAAGCCCGCACGCCCCAAATCCAATCTTGGAATAGCCGGGATATATTTCATTGAGGATACACCTGTACTCTTATCGATACTCGATGAGATGATACATAAAAATCTTCGCACACGTGGAGAATTCCAGCTTACGGATGCGCTACAGGAAATGGTAAAAAGAGGTTACCGTCTGAAAACCTTCCCCGTCTCAAGCTGGTATGATTGCGGGCATCCTGAATCCTTGCTTGAGACAAACCGCGTATTGCTGGATGAAAAAGAGGATATGGATAAAGTGGAGGTATTGAAAGATTCAGTGATCATCCATCCTGTTGCAATAGGGGAGAATGTGACAATTATTAATTCGGTTATCGGACCGCACGCGTCGATCGCAAGCGATTCGATCATTGAAAGCAGTATCATCTCGGACAGCGTGATTGGATCGCGCTCCCACATCTCAAAAGTCAACCTTCAGCGCTCCATCGTTGGAGACGATGCCAGCGTTCACGGCAAGCACAATTCTCTTAATATAGGAGACTCTTCGTCCATAGAATTCTGA
- a CDS encoding UDP-glucose/GDP-mannose dehydrogenase family protein has protein sequence MRISVIGTGYVGTVSAACFAELGHKVICVDIDQSKIDHINAGIPPIYEDGLSELLKKHAGNSLTATSDYGFAVMKSDLSFICVGTPSDSSGNIDLGIVRAASASLGDSLKKKKEFHVVVVKSTVVPETTEKVVLPIIEKHSGKRIGDFGIAMNPEFLREGKAVYDFMHPDKIVVGSLDKRSGDMVASLYSGLDCEVTRTNPRTAEMIKYANNAFLATKISFANEVGNICKELGIDTYEVMSAIGKDFRIGPHFLNAGAGFGGSCFPKDVKALIGKAKEIGYEPVLLRSVIAVNEGQPIRIVEILKNKLGRLNGKKIAVLGLAFKNDTDDIRESRSIPVIKELLDNGARVLAYDPMANENMRRLFGSVEYQRSAEDALRGADACLIMTEWDEFRSLDNEFHIMKNKLVVDGRHMITPGKNIEYVGLCW, from the coding sequence ATGAGAATTTCAGTGATCGGCACAGGCTACGTCGGTACCGTCAGTGCTGCCTGTTTTGCAGAACTCGGCCATAAAGTGATATGTGTAGATATCGATCAATCTAAAATAGACCATATAAATGCGGGCATCCCGCCTATCTATGAGGATGGACTTTCCGAACTTTTGAAAAAACATGCCGGAAATAGCTTGACTGCAACATCGGATTACGGTTTTGCTGTTATGAAATCAGATTTATCCTTTATTTGCGTGGGAACTCCATCTGACTCTTCAGGCAATATCGATCTTGGCATCGTAAGAGCGGCCAGCGCTAGCCTGGGGGATTCTTTGAAAAAGAAGAAGGAGTTCCATGTTGTAGTGGTGAAAAGCACAGTCGTCCCAGAGACCACAGAAAAGGTGGTTCTCCCAATTATAGAAAAACACTCGGGAAAACGCATTGGTGATTTCGGCATAGCCATGAACCCTGAGTTCTTGCGCGAAGGAAAAGCGGTGTATGATTTCATGCATCCGGACAAGATAGTTGTGGGTTCGCTTGACAAAAGGTCGGGTGATATGGTCGCTTCCCTTTACAGCGGGCTTGATTGCGAGGTAACAAGGACAAACCCGCGCACAGCCGAGATGATAAAATACGCAAATAACGCATTTCTTGCAACCAAAATATCTTTCGCAAACGAGGTTGGGAATATCTGCAAGGAACTGGGGATCGATACATATGAAGTCATGTCTGCAATCGGTAAGGATTTCAGGATAGGACCGCACTTCCTGAATGCGGGAGCCGGGTTTGGAGGTTCATGTTTTCCAAAGGATGTGAAGGCCCTGATAGGCAAGGCAAAAGAGATTGGATATGAACCAGTACTGCTCAGATCTGTAATTGCAGTAAACGAAGGACAACCTATCCGGATAGTAGAGATATTGAAAAATAAACTCGGGAGGTTGAATGGAAAAAAGATCGCCGTGCTTGGACTTGCCTTCAAGAACGATACCGATGATATAAGGGAATCAAGGTCTATACCCGTGATAAAAGAACTGCTAGATAATGGTGCAAGGGTTCTTGCCTACGATCCCATGGCAAATGAGAATATGCGGAGGCTTTTCGGTAGTGTCGAATACCAGCGCTCTGCGGAAGACGCCCTGCGCGGTGCAGACGCATGCCTCATAATGACCGAATGGGATGAGTTCAGATCACTTGATAATGAATTTCATATTATGAAAAATAAGCTTGTAGTAGACGGGAGGCATATGATCACCCCCGGAAAAAATATAGAATATGTTGGTCTTTGCTGGTAG
- a CDS encoding mannose-1-phosphate guanylyltransferase/mannose-6-phosphate isomerase, translating into MLNIRAKTAVKNRGDGTIKSIILAGGSGTRLWPLSREQYPKQFLKLGKTSLFQDTLDRCLEISDIKEIFVVTNEFQKFFALGQINELGYDFPVENVLIEPEGKNTLPAICFGMRVIEKRFGKSIVGIFSSDHVMGKSAMKTIASAQKLALDYLVTFGIVPKSPHIGYGYIKPAEPIGPGYKVSEFREKPALDIAKKYVKEGCLWNSGMFLFDTDLFFAELKAHEPSVLEAFGVSDDMDAAYSKVTAISIDYGIMEKSDRVAVVKIEGKWSDLGNFDAMYEELEKDAAGNVVYGCDDVLLNSTGNLIYSKPGKLVSLIDINDMVVVDTSDALLVCPRSSSQKVKDVVSKLKNRNDARASIHETVYRPWGSYTILESSERHKIKNLTVMPEKRLSLQLHHHRSEHWVVVKGMASVQVDSSEFFLRPGESTFIKGGVKHRLSNPGKIPLEIIEVQLGDTVDENDIVRFDDEYGRVQQS; encoded by the coding sequence ATGTTAAATATCAGAGCAAAAACTGCCGTTAAAAATCGAGGAGATGGAACTATAAAATCTATAATTCTTGCAGGAGGATCCGGCACACGTCTATGGCCCCTATCACGCGAACAATATCCGAAACAGTTTCTAAAACTTGGCAAAACATCATTGTTCCAGGATACGCTGGATAGATGCCTTGAGATATCTGATATCAAAGAAATTTTCGTCGTGACTAACGAATTCCAGAAGTTTTTCGCATTGGGGCAAATCAATGAACTGGGATATGATTTCCCTGTGGAGAATGTACTCATAGAACCGGAAGGGAAGAATACATTGCCGGCGATCTGTTTTGGGATGAGGGTAATCGAAAAACGATTCGGGAAATCCATCGTTGGGATTTTTTCTTCTGACCATGTGATGGGTAAAAGCGCGATGAAAACAATAGCGAGCGCTCAAAAATTGGCTTTGGATTACCTCGTTACCTTTGGGATAGTGCCAAAATCCCCTCATATCGGCTATGGGTACATCAAACCGGCAGAACCAATCGGGCCAGGATACAAAGTCTCCGAATTCAGAGAAAAACCTGCTCTTGATATTGCCAAGAAATACGTGAAGGAGGGGTGTCTCTGGAACAGCGGAATGTTCCTCTTCGATACAGATTTGTTCTTTGCTGAACTAAAGGCACATGAACCTTCGGTTTTGGAAGCTTTTGGTGTCTCTGATGATATGGATGCTGCATACAGTAAAGTGACAGCAATTTCCATTGATTATGGTATCATGGAAAAATCAGATCGGGTGGCAGTTGTGAAGATTGAGGGTAAATGGAGCGACCTCGGAAACTTCGATGCGATGTATGAAGAGCTCGAAAAAGATGCAGCCGGGAATGTTGTATACGGTTGCGATGACGTTCTGCTAAATTCAACCGGTAATCTCATATACTCAAAACCTGGCAAGCTTGTTTCACTTATCGATATCAATGATATGGTTGTAGTGGATACTTCTGACGCACTGCTTGTATGCCCCAGGAGCAGCAGTCAGAAGGTCAAGGATGTCGTGTCAAAATTGAAAAATAGAAATGATGCGCGGGCATCCATTCATGAGACCGTGTACAGACCATGGGGCTCTTACACGATCCTTGAAAGCTCAGAAAGACATAAAATAAAGAACTTAACAGTCATGCCAGAGAAGAGATTGAGCCTACAGCTCCATCACCACCGCAGCGAGCACTGGGTTGTTGTGAAAGGTATGGCAAGCGTACAGGTCGATAGCAGCGAGTTTTTTTTGCGGCCTGGAGAGAGTACGTTTATAAAAGGTGGTGTCAAGCACAGGCTTTCCAATCCAGGGAAGATCCCCCTGGAAATCATTGAGGTACAGCTCGGAGACACGGTGGATGAAAACGATATTGTCAGGTTTGATGATGAATATGGACGTGTTCAACAATCCTGA
- a CDS encoding nucleotidyltransferase domain-containing protein — translation MQPITEELIQQIKNRIVNEAHPEKIILFGSYAYGNPTKDSDLDLLVILPTKEPMHKRGVRIRKLLRDIRVPKDILVYTPQEVEKWKNASAAFVTSIIRKGKVIYGQ, via the coding sequence ATGCAACCAATAACCGAAGAACTTATCCAGCAAATCAAAAACCGTATTGTTAACGAAGCCCATCCTGAAAAGATAATCCTTTTTGGTTCATACGCTTATGGAAACCCGACAAAAGACAGCGACCTGGATTTATTGGTAATTCTCCCGACGAAGGAACCAATGCATAAAAGGGGGGTTCGGATAAGAAAATTACTACGTGACATCAGGGTTCCGAAGGATATTCTCGTTTATACACCGCAGGAAGTTGAGAAATGGAAAAATGCTTCTGCTGCTTTTGTAACTTCAATCATTAGAAAAGGAAAGGTCATATATGGACAATAA
- the gyrB gene encoding DNA topoisomerase (ATP-hydrolyzing) subunit B: METTTKEYGAEQIQVLEGLEAVRKRPSMYIGSTDARGLHHLVYEVVDNSIDEALAGYCNNIEVTIRPDHSVRVIDNGRGIPIETMPKYNKSALEVVMTMLHAGGKFDNNAYKVSGGLHGVGVSVVNALSEWLEVEVKRDGKLYKQRYEQGKPVTKVEEIDKADGTGTTVIFRPDKAIFETLQFDIEIIAGRLRELAFLNKGLKISIKDDFSQKEQVFQYEGGIVSFVEFLNKNKNLLHEKPIYFQKQKDSTIVEIAMQYNDSYTENVYTFANDINTHEGGTHLAGFKAALTKVSNDYAKSKGFLKGEEKLSGEDAREGLTAIINVKLTNPQFEGQTKTKLGNSDIKGIVETLVSEGLSEFLEENPTAAKNILSKALEAAEAREAARKARELTRRKNALEVSSLPGKLADCSEKDPAKSEIYIVEGDSAGGSAKQGRDRKFQAILPLRGKILNVEKARLTKILKNEEIRALITAIGAGIGEGEEFDINKARYHRIIIMTDADVDGSHIRTLLLTLFYRYMRQLIDMGFVYIAQPPLFKVKKGKSEFYVYNEDELNKKLVEIGREGIAMQRYKGLGEMNPQQLWDTTMNPGTRTMLKVSLEDAIKADEIFTILMGDKVEPRREFIERHAKDVRNLDV; encoded by the coding sequence ATGGAGACTACTACCAAAGAATACGGCGCAGAGCAGATTCAGGTACTTGAAGGGCTTGAGGCTGTGCGCAAACGCCCCAGCATGTACATAGGCAGCACAGATGCTCGAGGACTTCACCATTTAGTGTACGAAGTGGTGGATAACAGCATAGATGAAGCCCTCGCAGGCTACTGCAACAATATCGAGGTGACCATCAGACCCGACCACAGCGTCAGGGTCATCGATAATGGCAGGGGAATCCCGATCGAAACCATGCCGAAGTATAATAAATCTGCACTGGAAGTTGTCATGACCATGCTCCATGCTGGCGGAAAGTTTGACAATAACGCATACAAGGTCTCAGGAGGTCTCCATGGCGTTGGCGTATCTGTTGTTAACGCTCTCTCAGAATGGCTCGAAGTAGAAGTCAAACGGGATGGTAAGCTGTACAAACAGCGGTATGAGCAGGGAAAACCTGTTACCAAAGTAGAGGAGATAGATAAAGCCGATGGAACAGGGACAACAGTCATATTCAGACCCGATAAAGCTATTTTCGAAACTCTTCAGTTCGATATTGAAATAATAGCAGGACGACTTCGTGAGCTTGCGTTCCTCAATAAAGGGCTGAAAATCTCAATCAAAGATGATTTTTCCCAGAAAGAGCAGGTGTTCCAGTATGAAGGAGGCATCGTATCGTTTGTTGAGTTCCTGAACAAGAACAAAAACCTCCTCCACGAGAAGCCGATATATTTCCAGAAGCAAAAAGATTCCACAATAGTAGAAATCGCAATGCAATATAACGATAGCTATACCGAGAATGTCTATACTTTTGCCAATGATATAAACACGCACGAAGGAGGGACTCATCTTGCGGGATTCAAGGCTGCCCTCACCAAGGTGTCCAACGATTATGCTAAATCAAAGGGGTTCCTGAAGGGCGAGGAAAAGCTGTCAGGAGAGGACGCGAGAGAGGGATTAACGGCAATTATCAACGTCAAGCTCACAAATCCCCAGTTCGAGGGACAGACCAAGACAAAACTGGGCAACAGCGACATCAAGGGCATCGTGGAGACGCTTGTTTCAGAAGGTCTGTCGGAGTTCCTTGAAGAAAACCCAACGGCAGCAAAGAACATTCTTTCAAAAGCGCTTGAAGCGGCCGAGGCGAGGGAAGCAGCGAGGAAGGCGCGCGAGCTCACGCGGAGAAAGAACGCGCTTGAAGTCAGCTCGCTCCCTGGAAAATTAGCCGACTGCTCGGAGAAAGACCCGGCAAAGAGCGAGATATATATCGTGGAGGGTGATTCAGCCGGTGGAAGCGCAAAGCAGGGACGTGACCGCAAGTTCCAGGCGATACTTCCTTTGCGGGGCAAGATATTGAACGTGGAGAAGGCGCGCCTTACCAAGATACTCAAGAACGAGGAGATTCGCGCGCTCATCACAGCCATAGGCGCAGGCATAGGCGAGGGTGAGGAATTCGATATTAATAAAGCCCGCTATCACAGAATCATCATAATGACCGATGCCGATGTTGATGGAAGCCATATCAGGACGCTGCTGCTGACGCTGTTTTACAGGTACATGCGCCAGCTTATTGACATGGGTTTTGTATATATTGCCCAGCCTCCGCTTTTCAAGGTCAAGAAGGGAAAGTCCGAGTTTTACGTGTATAATGAGGATGAACTCAATAAGAAATTAGTCGAGATAGGAAGGGAAGGTATTGCTATGCAGCGCTACAAGGGTCTTGGTGAGATGAACCCGCAGCAGCTCTGGGATACTACAATGAACCCCGGGACAAGGACGATGCTCAAGGTCTCGCTTGAGGATGCAATAAAGGCGGATGAGATTTTTACAATACTTATGGGTGATAAGGTGGAGCCGAGGCGGGAGTTCATCGAGAGGCATGCGAAGGATGTAAGGAATTTGGATGTGTAA
- a CDS encoding HEPN domain-containing protein encodes MDNKDVAKKWFNKANNDLITVEYLFTMQSPPTDIICFHSQQVAEKYLKGFLAFQGKEAPKIHDLEELISICKEIDSKFTDFYDIASELSGYAVEVRYPLEEDYEITFEEAQLAFKNAKKIKEFVLTRLKSKLS; translated from the coding sequence ATGGACAATAAAGATGTAGCCAAAAAATGGTTCAATAAAGCAAATAATGACCTTATAACAGTGGAATATCTGTTCACAATGCAAAGCCCTCCTACAGATATAATATGTTTTCACAGCCAGCAGGTCGCAGAAAAATATCTTAAAGGATTTCTTGCTTTTCAAGGAAAAGAAGCACCAAAAATACATGACCTTGAGGAATTGATTTCAATTTGCAAAGAAATCGATTCTAAATTTACTGACTTTTATGATATTGCGTCTGAACTATCGGGATATGCAGTCGAAGTCAGATATCCTTTAGAAGAAGATTATGAGATTACTTTTGAAGAGGCACAACTGGCTTTTAAAAATGCCAAGAAAATCAAAGAATTCGTTTTAACCAGATTAAAATCAAAATTGAGCTGA
- a CDS encoding SDR family oxidoreductase produces the protein MKALVTGGAGFLGSHLCDLLLKKNFEVICVDSLLTGNEGNIAHIKTDRFQFIKHDVTKPLYLEEKVQFLFHLASPASPIDYLELPIQTLKVGALGAHNMLGLAKEQGARFLLASTSEVYGDPLVNPQSEEYWGNVNPIGPRGVYDEAKRFAEAITMAYHRYHKLDTRIVRIFNTYGPRMRPNDGRVVPNFIGQALRGEGITVYGNGSQTRSFCYVSDEIEGIYRLMMSDYTLPMNVGNPEEHTILEFARLIAEMTGSTSKIIFKELPVDDPKQRRPDITKARQLLGWEPKVSLEQGLKETIKYFKDILEWSK, from the coding sequence ATGAAAGCATTAGTAACCGGTGGGGCAGGATTTCTTGGATCGCATCTGTGCGATTTACTGCTCAAAAAAAATTTTGAAGTTATATGTGTAGATTCTCTTCTAACGGGAAATGAAGGGAATATTGCACACATAAAAACCGATAGATTCCAATTCATAAAGCATGACGTGACAAAACCCCTATACCTGGAAGAAAAAGTCCAGTTCCTCTTCCATCTTGCCAGCCCGGCCAGTCCCATAGACTATCTGGAATTGCCTATCCAGACCCTGAAAGTTGGTGCTCTTGGCGCACATAACATGCTTGGCCTTGCCAAGGAACAGGGAGCACGATTTTTGCTGGCCTCGACCTCCGAGGTATATGGCGACCCCCTCGTGAATCCCCAGAGCGAGGAGTACTGGGGCAACGTGAACCCTATCGGTCCGAGAGGCGTGTACGATGAGGCAAAAAGATTTGCCGAGGCCATCACGATGGCTTACCATCGCTACCATAAGCTGGATACCAGGATAGTCCGTATCTTCAACACATACGGGCCAAGGATGCGTCCGAACGACGGAAGGGTCGTGCCCAACTTCATCGGGCAGGCTCTGCGCGGCGAGGGGATTACCGTTTATGGTAACGGTTCGCAAACAAGAAGTTTCTGCTACGTGAGCGACGAGATCGAGGGGATCTACAGGCTGATGATGTCTGATTATACGCTGCCAATGAATGTAGGTAACCCGGAGGAGCATACCATACTTGAGTTTGCAAGATTGATTGCAGAGATGACAGGTAGTACTTCAAAAATTATTTTTAAAGAATTGCCTGTTGACGACCCAAAGCAACGAAGACCTGATATCACAAAAGCGCGACAACTCCTTGGCTGGGAACCAAAAGTCTCTCTTGAGCAAGGATTAAAGGAAACAATAAAATACTTCAAGGATATTCTGGAATGGAGTAAATGA